In a single window of the Arthrobacter zhangbolii genome:
- a CDS encoding RBBP9/YdeN family alpha/beta hydrolase produces the protein MHITMVPGYNGSPPDQWQSRWEAELPNVTRFAPSSWDEPELEDWMAALDRAAGERHGDTVLVAHSLGCLAAAEWLLRNPGGARGVFLVSPPDPAAASFPAPAGTFRNPRLQELPVPALLVASESDPYCALPAAEAMAGAWRVPVICAGELAHINEKSGVGYWEQGRDLLTAFLAGLGERAPLG, from the coding sequence GTGCACATCACCATGGTCCCGGGTTACAACGGCTCACCACCCGACCAGTGGCAGAGCCGCTGGGAAGCCGAGCTGCCCAACGTCACCCGTTTCGCGCCGTCGTCGTGGGATGAACCCGAGCTGGAGGACTGGATGGCGGCGCTGGACCGGGCCGCCGGAGAGCGGCACGGAGACACCGTGCTCGTGGCGCACAGCCTGGGCTGCCTGGCTGCCGCAGAATGGCTGCTGCGAAATCCCGGTGGCGCCCGCGGCGTCTTCCTCGTCAGCCCGCCTGATCCCGCCGCCGCATCCTTCCCGGCACCGGCCGGAACCTTCCGTAATCCGCGGCTGCAGGAGCTGCCCGTTCCGGCTCTGCTCGTGGCCAGCGAAAGTGACCCGTACTGTGCGTTGCCGGCAGCAGAGGCGATGGCCGGAGCATGGAGGGTTCCCGTGATCTGCGCGGGGGAACTGGCCCACATCAATGAGAAAAGCGGCGTCGGCTACTGGGAACAGGGCAGGGATTTACTTACCGCCTTCCTCGCAGGGCTGGGGGAACGGGCTCCGCTCGGATAA